Proteins encoded in a region of the Raphanus sativus cultivar WK10039 chromosome 8, ASM80110v3, whole genome shotgun sequence genome:
- the LOC130494392 gene encoding G-box-binding factor 1-like isoform X3, whose amino-acid sequence MGTSEEKTPFKPTSKPASSAQQDVPPTPYSDWSNSMQAYYGGGGTPSPFFPSPVGSPSPHPYMWGAQHMMPPYGTPVPYPAMYPPGTVYAHPAMPMPPASGPTNTETVKDQPSGKKSKGSLKRKGEKAPSGSGNDAVSQSDESVTAGSSDENANHQEQGSVRKPSFGQMLADASSQSNTTGEIQGSMPMKPVVPVTNLNMGMDLWSSQAGVAVKDERELKRQKRKQSNRESARRSRLRKQAECEQLQQRVESLTSENQTLRDELQRLSGECEKLKTENNSIQDELVRVHGPEAVANLEQDAAGSKDAE is encoded by the exons ATGGGAACGAGCGAAGAAAAGACGCCGTTTAAGCCTACTTCCAAACCAGCATCTTCGGCACAG CAGGACGTTCCTCCCACACCGTATTCAGACTGGTCAAACTCGATGCAG GCTTATTATGGCGGAGGAGGTACTCCAAGTCCTTTTTTCCCTTCCCCAGTTGGATCTCCTAGTCCTCACCCTTATATGTGGGGTGCTCAA CATATGATGCCGCCTTATGGGACCCCAGTTCCGTATCCAGCAATGTATCCCCCAGGGACAGTCTATGCCCATCCTGCCATGCCCATG CCTCCGGCTTCTGGTCCAACCAACACGGAGACGGTGAAAGATCAACCCTCTGGCAAGAAGTCAAAGGGGAGCTTGAAAAGAAAGGGCGAGAAGGCGCCTTCTGGTTCAGGGAACGATGCTGTATCTCAAAG TGACGAAAGTGTCACAGCTGGTTCATCTGATGAAAATGCCAACCACCAG GAACAAGGTTCAGTTAGGAAGCCAAGCTTCGGACAGATGCTGGCTGATG CAAGTTCTCAGAGTAATACTACTGGTGAGATCCAAGGTTCCATGCCCATGAAGCCAGTGGTCCCGGTGACTAATCTGAATATGGGGATGGACTTATGGTCTTCCCAGGCTGGCGTAGCTGTGAAG GATGAAAGAGAGCTCAAGAGGCAGAAAAGGAAACAATCTAACCGTGAATCCGCTAGGCGGTCCAGATTGCGCAAGCAG GCGGAATGCGAGCAGCTTCAACAGAGAGTAGAGAGTTTGACGAGTGAGAATCAAACCCTGAGAGATGAGTTACAGAGACTATCCGGAGAATGTGAGAAGCTCAAGACTGAGAACAACTCTATTCAGGATGAGTTGGTGAGAGTGCATGGGCCAGAGGCCGTAGCTAATCTAGAGCAGGATGCTGCTGGGTCTAAAGATGCTGAATGA
- the LOC130494392 gene encoding G-box-binding factor 1-like isoform X1 gives MGTSEEKTPFKPTSKPASSAQQDVPPTPYSDWSNSMQAYYGGGGTPSPFFPSPVGSPSPHPYMWGAQQHMMPPYGTPVPYPAMYPPGTVYAHPAMPMPPASGPTNTETVKDQPSGKKSKGSLKRKGEKAPSGSGNDAVSQSDESVTAGSSDENANHQEQGSVRKPSFGQMLADASSQSNTTGEIQGSMPMKPVVPVTNLNMGMDLWSSQAGVAVKDERELKRQKRKQSNRESARRSRLRKQAECEQLQQRVESLTSENQTLRDELQRLSGECEKLKTENNSIQDELVRVHGPEAVANLEQDAAGSKDAE, from the exons ATGGGAACGAGCGAAGAAAAGACGCCGTTTAAGCCTACTTCCAAACCAGCATCTTCGGCACAG CAGGACGTTCCTCCCACACCGTATTCAGACTGGTCAAACTCGATGCAG GCTTATTATGGCGGAGGAGGTACTCCAAGTCCTTTTTTCCCTTCCCCAGTTGGATCTCCTAGTCCTCACCCTTATATGTGGGGTGCTCAA CAGCATATGATGCCGCCTTATGGGACCCCAGTTCCGTATCCAGCAATGTATCCCCCAGGGACAGTCTATGCCCATCCTGCCATGCCCATG CCTCCGGCTTCTGGTCCAACCAACACGGAGACGGTGAAAGATCAACCCTCTGGCAAGAAGTCAAAGGGGAGCTTGAAAAGAAAGGGCGAGAAGGCGCCTTCTGGTTCAGGGAACGATGCTGTATCTCAAAG TGACGAAAGTGTCACAGCTGGTTCATCTGATGAAAATGCCAACCACCAG GAACAAGGTTCAGTTAGGAAGCCAAGCTTCGGACAGATGCTGGCTGATG CAAGTTCTCAGAGTAATACTACTGGTGAGATCCAAGGTTCCATGCCCATGAAGCCAGTGGTCCCGGTGACTAATCTGAATATGGGGATGGACTTATGGTCTTCCCAGGCTGGCGTAGCTGTGAAG GATGAAAGAGAGCTCAAGAGGCAGAAAAGGAAACAATCTAACCGTGAATCCGCTAGGCGGTCCAGATTGCGCAAGCAG GCGGAATGCGAGCAGCTTCAACAGAGAGTAGAGAGTTTGACGAGTGAGAATCAAACCCTGAGAGATGAGTTACAGAGACTATCCGGAGAATGTGAGAAGCTCAAGACTGAGAACAACTCTATTCAGGATGAGTTGGTGAGAGTGCATGGGCCAGAGGCCGTAGCTAATCTAGAGCAGGATGCTGCTGGGTCTAAAGATGCTGAATGA
- the LOC130494392 gene encoding G-box-binding factor 1-like isoform X2 — protein MGTSEEKTPFKPTSKPASSAQDVPPTPYSDWSNSMQAYYGGGGTPSPFFPSPVGSPSPHPYMWGAQQHMMPPYGTPVPYPAMYPPGTVYAHPAMPMPPASGPTNTETVKDQPSGKKSKGSLKRKGEKAPSGSGNDAVSQSDESVTAGSSDENANHQEQGSVRKPSFGQMLADASSQSNTTGEIQGSMPMKPVVPVTNLNMGMDLWSSQAGVAVKDERELKRQKRKQSNRESARRSRLRKQAECEQLQQRVESLTSENQTLRDELQRLSGECEKLKTENNSIQDELVRVHGPEAVANLEQDAAGSKDAE, from the exons ATGGGAACGAGCGAAGAAAAGACGCCGTTTAAGCCTACTTCCAAACCAGCATCTTCGGCACAG GACGTTCCTCCCACACCGTATTCAGACTGGTCAAACTCGATGCAG GCTTATTATGGCGGAGGAGGTACTCCAAGTCCTTTTTTCCCTTCCCCAGTTGGATCTCCTAGTCCTCACCCTTATATGTGGGGTGCTCAA CAGCATATGATGCCGCCTTATGGGACCCCAGTTCCGTATCCAGCAATGTATCCCCCAGGGACAGTCTATGCCCATCCTGCCATGCCCATG CCTCCGGCTTCTGGTCCAACCAACACGGAGACGGTGAAAGATCAACCCTCTGGCAAGAAGTCAAAGGGGAGCTTGAAAAGAAAGGGCGAGAAGGCGCCTTCTGGTTCAGGGAACGATGCTGTATCTCAAAG TGACGAAAGTGTCACAGCTGGTTCATCTGATGAAAATGCCAACCACCAG GAACAAGGTTCAGTTAGGAAGCCAAGCTTCGGACAGATGCTGGCTGATG CAAGTTCTCAGAGTAATACTACTGGTGAGATCCAAGGTTCCATGCCCATGAAGCCAGTGGTCCCGGTGACTAATCTGAATATGGGGATGGACTTATGGTCTTCCCAGGCTGGCGTAGCTGTGAAG GATGAAAGAGAGCTCAAGAGGCAGAAAAGGAAACAATCTAACCGTGAATCCGCTAGGCGGTCCAGATTGCGCAAGCAG GCGGAATGCGAGCAGCTTCAACAGAGAGTAGAGAGTTTGACGAGTGAGAATCAAACCCTGAGAGATGAGTTACAGAGACTATCCGGAGAATGTGAGAAGCTCAAGACTGAGAACAACTCTATTCAGGATGAGTTGGTGAGAGTGCATGGGCCAGAGGCCGTAGCTAATCTAGAGCAGGATGCTGCTGGGTCTAAAGATGCTGAATGA
- the LOC130494392 gene encoding G-box-binding factor 1-like isoform X4 encodes MGTSEEKTPFKPTSKPASSAQDVPPTPYSDWSNSMQAYYGGGGTPSPFFPSPVGSPSPHPYMWGAQHMMPPYGTPVPYPAMYPPGTVYAHPAMPMPPASGPTNTETVKDQPSGKKSKGSLKRKGEKAPSGSGNDAVSQSDESVTAGSSDENANHQEQGSVRKPSFGQMLADASSQSNTTGEIQGSMPMKPVVPVTNLNMGMDLWSSQAGVAVKDERELKRQKRKQSNRESARRSRLRKQAECEQLQQRVESLTSENQTLRDELQRLSGECEKLKTENNSIQDELVRVHGPEAVANLEQDAAGSKDAE; translated from the exons ATGGGAACGAGCGAAGAAAAGACGCCGTTTAAGCCTACTTCCAAACCAGCATCTTCGGCACAG GACGTTCCTCCCACACCGTATTCAGACTGGTCAAACTCGATGCAG GCTTATTATGGCGGAGGAGGTACTCCAAGTCCTTTTTTCCCTTCCCCAGTTGGATCTCCTAGTCCTCACCCTTATATGTGGGGTGCTCAA CATATGATGCCGCCTTATGGGACCCCAGTTCCGTATCCAGCAATGTATCCCCCAGGGACAGTCTATGCCCATCCTGCCATGCCCATG CCTCCGGCTTCTGGTCCAACCAACACGGAGACGGTGAAAGATCAACCCTCTGGCAAGAAGTCAAAGGGGAGCTTGAAAAGAAAGGGCGAGAAGGCGCCTTCTGGTTCAGGGAACGATGCTGTATCTCAAAG TGACGAAAGTGTCACAGCTGGTTCATCTGATGAAAATGCCAACCACCAG GAACAAGGTTCAGTTAGGAAGCCAAGCTTCGGACAGATGCTGGCTGATG CAAGTTCTCAGAGTAATACTACTGGTGAGATCCAAGGTTCCATGCCCATGAAGCCAGTGGTCCCGGTGACTAATCTGAATATGGGGATGGACTTATGGTCTTCCCAGGCTGGCGTAGCTGTGAAG GATGAAAGAGAGCTCAAGAGGCAGAAAAGGAAACAATCTAACCGTGAATCCGCTAGGCGGTCCAGATTGCGCAAGCAG GCGGAATGCGAGCAGCTTCAACAGAGAGTAGAGAGTTTGACGAGTGAGAATCAAACCCTGAGAGATGAGTTACAGAGACTATCCGGAGAATGTGAGAAGCTCAAGACTGAGAACAACTCTATTCAGGATGAGTTGGTGAGAGTGCATGGGCCAGAGGCCGTAGCTAATCTAGAGCAGGATGCTGCTGGGTCTAAAGATGCTGAATGA
- the LOC130498530 gene encoding homeobox-leucine zipper protein ATHB-40-like has protein sequence MFLLADYYFFNNFCSVGEVKPPKRRRKKRKVAVAAGDGSNCMLRKRKLTDEQVKMLEMRFGDEHKLESERKDKIAAELGLDPRQVAVWFQNRRTRWKNKRLEDEYNKLKNAHDNVILDKCRLESEVLKLKEHLYDAEREIQRLAERVEGCSSNSPVSSSVSIQHNETPFFGDYEVEEDGDDYDHMVYPVPENTYIDHGEEWMNYQLNIIF, from the exons atGTTTCTGCTTGCCGATTACtacttttttaataatttttgctCGGTAGGAGAAGTGAAGCCACCCAAGcgaaggaggaagaagaggaaagtaGCGGTGGCCGCAGGAGATGGAAGTAACTGCATGCTTAGGAAGAGAAAGCTTACTGATGAGCAAGTGAAAATGTTGGAGATGAGGTTTGGTGATGAGCACAAGCTTGAGTCCgaaagaaaagataaaattGCGGCGGAGCTAGGGCTTGACCCTCGTCAAGTTGCCGTTTGGTTTCAAAACCGTCGTACGCGGTGGAAGAACAAAAGGCTCGAGGACGAGTACAACAAACTCAAAAACGCACATGACAACGTGATTCTCGACAAGTGCCGACTTGAGTCAGag GTCCTTAAGCTCAAGGAACATCTCTATGATGCAGAGAGGGAGATCCAAAGATTGGCAGAAAGAGTAGAAGGATGCTCGAGCAACAGTCCAGTTTCTTCTTCGGTCTCCATCCAACACAACGAAACACCGTTTTTTGGAGACTATGAAGTCGAAGAAGACGGTGACGACTACGATCACATGGTTTATCCGGTGCCGGAAAACACCTACATTGATCATGGAGAGGAATGGATGAATTACCAgcttaatataatattttag